In Nocardioides sp., the following proteins share a genomic window:
- a CDS encoding type VII secretion protein EccB codes for MPESFLTLFPTGGSLEMKSMGISGMGEPVTYSRPESGIPSGARVGDMLRLPGGQSLILTKEGPADLDEFAAAVYPVMQGRAQVTQMRGDLGQATVPAPYLGAHWPASMLRPVLGEVCAQLNPAAGSRPRVDLVQAPGALASATEVPAQAKSVLVQPGRGAMVLGGDWADSDRGSPYLIDATGRTYPLVGGSAKTQLGYGSYDAPVVPDSWLELFERGVSLSQSAALCPPVVSKDETCE; via the coding sequence GTGCCCGAGAGTTTCCTGACGCTCTTCCCAACGGGCGGGTCGCTGGAGATGAAGAGCATGGGGATCAGCGGCATGGGGGAGCCGGTCACCTATAGCCGACCTGAGTCAGGCATCCCGTCCGGTGCCCGGGTCGGAGACATGCTGCGGCTACCTGGTGGTCAGTCGCTGATCTTGACCAAGGAAGGGCCCGCCGATCTCGACGAGTTTGCCGCGGCGGTCTACCCCGTGATGCAGGGACGGGCGCAGGTCACGCAAATGCGTGGCGACCTGGGGCAAGCGACCGTTCCCGCCCCTTATCTGGGCGCCCACTGGCCCGCGTCGATGTTGCGGCCCGTTCTCGGTGAGGTGTGCGCGCAACTGAATCCGGCGGCTGGCAGCCGACCTCGCGTCGACCTGGTCCAAGCGCCGGGAGCCTTGGCCAGCGCGACTGAGGTGCCTGCGCAGGCCAAGTCCGTGCTTGTCCAGCCCGGGCGGGGCGCGATGGTGCTGGGCGGCGACTGGGCCGACAGTGACCGGGGTTCGCCCTACCTCATCGACGCGACCGGGCGGACGTACCCGCTGGTCGGCGGCAGCGCCAAGACGCAGTTGGGCTACGGCTCGTACGACGCGCCGGTGGTCCCGGACAGTTGGCTCGAACTCTTCGAGCGCGGTGTAAGCCTGTCGCAGTCAGCCGCGTTGTGCCCGCCGGTGGTCTCCAAGGACGAGACGTGCGAGTGA
- a CDS encoding nuclear transport factor 2 family protein: MASTNGEASAFAAIRQLKYRYFRLLDTKDWSGLEQCFALEATASYPQRECADRDEIMRFLTESMTPDLITMHHGHHPEITVDGTTATGIWYLHDKVFAPAFDFALEGAALYRDTYECVDGEWLITHTGYQRIFESTWSTKDAPGWQIKQGEISRGPSADEPHSG; this comes from the coding sequence ATGGCATCGACAAACGGTGAGGCGTCCGCCTTCGCAGCGATCCGGCAGTTGAAGTACCGCTATTTCCGCCTGCTCGACACCAAGGACTGGTCGGGGCTGGAGCAATGCTTCGCCCTGGAGGCGACCGCGAGTTATCCCCAGCGTGAGTGCGCGGATCGCGACGAGATCATGCGGTTCCTGACCGAATCCATGACCCCCGACCTGATCACCATGCACCACGGTCACCACCCGGAGATCACGGTGGACGGCACCACCGCGACGGGGATCTGGTATCTGCACGACAAGGTCTTTGCCCCAGCCTTCGACTTCGCGTTAGAGGGCGCAGCCCTCTATCGCGACACGTACGAATGCGTCGACGGCGAGTGGTTGATCACCCACACCGGCTATCAGCGCATCTTCGAGTCGACCTGGTCCACCAAAGACGCGCCCGGCTGGCAGATCAAGCAGGGCGAGATCTCTCGTGGACCCTCAGCTGACGAGCCGCACAGCGGTTGA
- a CDS encoding S8 family serine peptidase → MRVTFARTLVALVLGAGSALWGGTSASAAEEVADYDCASIRPDSPEVATAESPSQPFGLLRMADAWESLAREGMTIPGADIGVAVIDNGIRTSASLRAVPAVTFAGTEIADPHGTSVAGLIAGRVRRSIDGAEPMPVGFAPGARLLDVRFYDSPAPDDSQVGPGAERLARALNWVADNARQRNIRVANVSVAVAESDGQITRAVKRVLAADVVLVAASGNRPQEEGAPFSTRFSAEPKPGEDAASLVFPAAADPDVLVVNATPEGSGSADASASVLFNSATDVAAPTAGAVSASVTGGTCILPEVSSEWAAAEVTGLVALMRQRYPRDNARQIMARVRRSASGVPAIDARTADPLTGAGVIQPVAALERGLRPGRDGLTSELSSGTGGDSRAKAPPVRPDVLAPTRDQVIWVGLLGGAAVVVAALLRPLVERLRRRRA, encoded by the coding sequence GTGCGAGTGACTTTCGCGCGCACTCTGGTGGCGCTGGTCCTCGGCGCCGGGTCCGCGCTCTGGGGCGGGACGTCGGCGTCGGCCGCCGAAGAGGTAGCCGACTATGACTGCGCCTCGATCCGTCCCGACAGTCCAGAGGTGGCCACCGCGGAGTCGCCCAGCCAACCCTTCGGGTTGCTACGCATGGCAGACGCGTGGGAGTCGCTGGCCCGAGAGGGAATGACGATCCCCGGGGCAGATATCGGGGTAGCGGTGATCGACAATGGGATCCGTACGTCCGCATCCCTGCGGGCCGTGCCTGCCGTGACGTTCGCGGGGACCGAGATCGCGGACCCCCACGGCACGTCGGTGGCGGGCCTGATCGCGGGCAGGGTCCGCCGCAGCATCGATGGCGCGGAACCGATGCCGGTGGGGTTCGCCCCGGGTGCGCGACTTCTCGATGTCAGGTTCTATGACTCGCCCGCGCCCGACGACAGTCAAGTGGGTCCGGGGGCCGAACGCCTGGCCCGTGCGCTCAACTGGGTCGCGGACAACGCGCGCCAGCGCAATATTCGGGTCGCCAACGTGTCTGTGGCAGTTGCGGAATCAGACGGTCAGATCACCCGTGCGGTCAAGCGCGTGCTCGCGGCCGATGTCGTGCTCGTCGCCGCCTCGGGCAACCGGCCACAGGAGGAGGGTGCGCCTTTCTCGACCCGCTTTTCTGCCGAACCCAAGCCAGGGGAGGACGCGGCCAGCCTGGTCTTCCCGGCAGCTGCCGACCCGGACGTCCTCGTCGTCAACGCCACCCCCGAGGGCTCCGGCAGCGCGGACGCGTCGGCGTCGGTCCTTTTCAACTCTGCGACCGATGTGGCCGCGCCCACCGCGGGGGCGGTATCGGCCTCGGTGACGGGCGGAACCTGCATCCTGCCCGAGGTGTCCAGCGAGTGGGCCGCAGCGGAAGTCACCGGCCTGGTGGCCCTGATGCGGCAGCGCTATCCACGTGACAACGCCCGCCAGATCATGGCGCGCGTGCGACGGTCCGCGAGTGGCGTGCCCGCGATCGACGCGCGGACCGCCGACCCGTTGACCGGCGCCGGCGTGATCCAGCCCGTAGCGGCGCTTGAGCGCGGTCTGCGTCCAGGCCGCGACGGGCTCACCAGCGAACTCTCGAGCGGCACCGGGGGAGACTCACGAGCCAAGGCTCCGCCCGTACGCCCCGACGTCCTCGCGCCCACGCGTGACCAGGTGATCTGGGTCGGGCTGCTGGGTGGGGCCGCCGTGGTGGTGGCTGCGCTGTTGCGACCGCTCGTGGAGCGGCTGCGGCGGCGCCGGGCCTGA
- a CDS encoding DUF5063 domain-containing protein, which produces MSPKMTLDPEFDEFGAQIADQMESFLLSLRAIAAEADGGSAVSLLLLEISQVLLAGARLGAVQDFQPQTEYQPDVGPDADLDELRLRLAELLGSVDTYGFVFDPYEPEMVESQLSDDLTSIAADIENGLRHYRRGDVNEALWWWQFSYVSNWGNLAGAALNALLSVVSHDRLDVDLDLDADQVAVAEEILESEPARP; this is translated from the coding sequence ATGAGCCCGAAGATGACGCTGGATCCGGAGTTCGACGAGTTCGGCGCACAGATCGCCGATCAGATGGAGAGTTTCCTGCTCTCGTTGCGTGCGATCGCGGCCGAGGCAGACGGTGGCAGCGCCGTGTCCCTGCTGCTTCTTGAGATCAGCCAGGTGCTGCTGGCAGGGGCGCGCCTGGGAGCCGTACAAGACTTCCAACCGCAGACCGAATACCAGCCAGACGTCGGCCCGGACGCCGACCTCGACGAGTTGCGGCTGCGGTTGGCCGAACTGCTGGGGTCGGTGGACACGTACGGGTTCGTCTTCGACCCCTATGAGCCCGAGATGGTGGAGAGCCAACTCTCCGACGACCTCACCTCGATCGCGGCAGACATCGAGAACGGTCTGCGGCACTACCGACGCGGCGATGTCAACGAGGCCTTGTGGTGGTGGCAGTTCTCGTACGTCAGCAACTGGGGGAACCTTGCAGGTGCCGCCTTGAACGCGCTGCTCAGCGTGGTCTCGCATGACCGCCTCGATGTGGACCTCGACCTCGACGCCGATCAAGTTGCGGTCGCCGAGGAGATCTTGGAGTCCGAACCCGCTCGACCCTGA
- the eccD gene encoding type VII secretion integral membrane protein EccD gives MVRVTVTSATRRVDLVLPGAVPVAELIPELARAVGLLDGATVYGGYHLVTAEGRRLSGDGGLMIQGVEDGGTLTVTAGVDEPTPIVYDDVVEAMTDVVERDLKPWEPASGRRTALWSAALLLTLGAVALLIQGTSMAATAAALVAFALVIGAVVLSRAQSEPEAAVAVAWMGCAYAGIAGVMFAPSGPLLGMPMAYAGGAVALAGVVALLALGDGRSLLIPPVVVGTLFALTGVLIKTAGLSGPIVLTVALVVLVIAGSVFPWLALGVTGTKVDQLFSDADITAEPREVDAHEVASDARTAHEILVSVSATVGLLLVLIAPFATRLGLSGTLLAIMCCAVVMLRTRQYRTGPEVGVGLVSGMLGLAVVAISVLMWHPAWRPTAAVVLAVAGGVLLALTLIPSNPSIRRGRLGDVAESVALLSLLPLTVIATGVFQAIRG, from the coding sequence ATGGTGCGTGTGACGGTCACCTCCGCGACCCGTCGCGTCGACCTCGTGCTTCCCGGTGCGGTGCCCGTGGCCGAGTTGATCCCCGAGTTGGCGCGGGCCGTGGGACTGCTCGACGGTGCGACCGTCTACGGCGGCTACCACTTGGTGACCGCCGAGGGACGCCGCCTCAGCGGGGACGGTGGCCTGATGATCCAGGGCGTGGAAGACGGCGGCACGTTGACCGTCACCGCTGGCGTCGACGAGCCCACCCCGATCGTTTATGACGACGTGGTGGAAGCCATGACCGATGTGGTCGAGCGCGACCTCAAGCCCTGGGAACCGGCCTCGGGCCGGCGTACGGCGCTGTGGTCGGCCGCCCTGCTGCTGACGCTCGGTGCGGTCGCATTGTTGATCCAAGGCACGTCCATGGCCGCCACCGCTGCCGCGCTGGTGGCGTTCGCGTTGGTGATCGGGGCCGTGGTGTTGAGCCGGGCGCAGAGCGAGCCCGAGGCAGCAGTCGCCGTCGCGTGGATGGGGTGCGCGTACGCCGGCATCGCGGGGGTGATGTTCGCGCCGAGTGGACCGCTTCTGGGGATGCCGATGGCGTACGCCGGTGGAGCGGTTGCCCTGGCAGGTGTCGTGGCGCTGCTGGCACTGGGCGACGGGCGCAGTCTGCTGATTCCGCCCGTCGTGGTCGGCACCCTGTTCGCGTTGACGGGTGTGCTGATCAAGACCGCCGGGCTGTCCGGACCGATCGTCTTGACGGTCGCGCTGGTCGTGCTGGTCATCGCGGGCAGTGTCTTCCCGTGGCTGGCGCTCGGGGTCACCGGCACCAAGGTCGACCAGCTCTTCTCCGATGCCGACATCACCGCCGAGCCGCGCGAGGTCGATGCCCACGAGGTGGCCAGCGACGCGCGTACGGCACACGAGATCCTCGTGTCGGTGTCGGCCACCGTGGGCTTGCTGCTCGTGCTGATCGCGCCCTTCGCCACTCGGCTCGGGCTGTCGGGCACCTTGCTGGCCATCATGTGCTGCGCCGTCGTGATGTTGCGGACGCGGCAATACCGCACCGGTCCGGAAGTCGGAGTCGGGCTGGTCTCCGGAATGCTCGGCCTTGCCGTGGTCGCGATCTCAGTGCTGATGTGGCATCCGGCGTGGCGGCCCACCGCAGCCGTCGTCTTGGCAGTGGCCGGTGGAGTGCTGCTGGCGCTCACGCTCATCCCCTCCAACCCGTCCATCCGTCGGGGCCGTCTGGGTGATGTCGCCGAGTCGGTAGCGTTGCTGAGTCTGTTGCCGCTCACCGTCATCGCTACCGGCGTGTTCCAAGCGATCAGGGGCTGA
- a CDS encoding WXG100 family type VII secretion target, producing the protein MLRVDPAAMNAATSDMAASAQQAGNRLDQLEQYVQNLIDQGWQGEARNAYGIAKTKWDSAISEMLQLLSQNSIAVSDANEAFQSTDQKNAGLFGG; encoded by the coding sequence ATGCTTCGCGTAGACCCCGCCGCCATGAACGCGGCCACCTCCGACATGGCAGCCTCGGCCCAGCAGGCCGGCAACCGCCTCGACCAGCTCGAGCAGTACGTCCAGAACCTGATCGACCAGGGCTGGCAGGGTGAGGCCCGCAACGCCTACGGCATCGCCAAGACCAAGTGGGACTCGGCCATCAGCGAGATGCTGCAGTTGCTCTCGCAGAACTCCATCGCCGTCTCGGACGCCAACGAGGCGTTCCAGTCGACGGACCAGAAGAACGCCGGCCTCTTCGGCGGCTGA
- a CDS encoding type VII secretion protein EccB, producing the protein MASKKDLVEAHAFSRRRLVTAFVSGAPGGREVEPARPGRIIIGGLALTVLLIAGAAVAGVFTKKTPDDWAKVGLYVSKEGGRYIITEDSDPAVVRPIANITSAKLILGADAKATVVSEEAIDKETPGEEIGILGAPETPPSIEQLIPAGWTACTTNASGVRVLVHEKPDVTATPTGGATVVRVGQGKTAGYYLLAQSAATSSDIPSVYSYKLPENGSARDNMLRNLQLPHGDGNRSAREFPDALPNGRVAGDEEHGDQRHGGAGHL; encoded by the coding sequence GTGGCGAGCAAGAAGGACCTCGTCGAGGCCCACGCGTTCAGCCGCCGGCGGCTGGTCACCGCCTTCGTGTCCGGGGCGCCGGGCGGTCGTGAGGTCGAACCCGCGCGTCCTGGGCGAATCATCATTGGCGGACTCGCACTGACGGTGCTGCTGATCGCAGGTGCCGCGGTGGCGGGCGTCTTCACCAAGAAGACCCCGGACGACTGGGCCAAGGTCGGGCTCTATGTCTCCAAGGAGGGTGGGCGCTACATCATCACCGAGGACTCCGACCCGGCCGTCGTACGCCCCATCGCCAACATCACCTCGGCCAAGCTGATCCTCGGGGCCGACGCGAAGGCCACGGTGGTCTCGGAGGAGGCCATCGACAAGGAGACGCCGGGTGAGGAGATCGGGATCCTCGGTGCCCCCGAGACCCCGCCGAGCATCGAACAATTGATCCCGGCGGGCTGGACCGCCTGCACGACCAATGCGTCGGGCGTACGAGTGCTCGTGCACGAGAAGCCGGACGTGACCGCGACACCCACGGGCGGGGCCACGGTGGTCCGCGTCGGCCAGGGCAAGACTGCCGGGTACTACCTGCTGGCCCAGTCTGCGGCGACGAGCAGCGACATCCCGAGCGTCTACTCCTACAAACTTCCCGAGAACGGTTCGGCGCGCGACAACATGCTGCGCAACTTGCAGCTTCCCCACGGCGACGGCAACCGAAGTGCCCGAGAGTTTCCTGACGCTCTTCCCAACGGGCGGGTCGCTGGAGATGAAGAGCATGGGGATCAGCGGCATGGGGGAGCCGGTCACCTATAG
- a CDS encoding FtsK/SpoIIIE domain-containing protein gives MEGKGPEAHQVWLPPLDVPDTLDELMPDLAEDPELGLVSQEWRRLGGLIIPIGTVDRPREQRRDTLTLNLGGAGGHAVIVGGPRSGKSTLLRTLVTSLSLVSTPAESQFFVYDFGGGTFAPLAKLPHVSGVGTRGEPDVVRRIMAEISGIVDRREVYFREQGIDSIETYRSRRKQGRADDGYGDVYFVIDGWGTLRSDFDDIEIEIQQLAARGLTYGLHILVAASRWADLRSAMRDTFGTRLELKPR, from the coding sequence ATGGAGGGCAAGGGACCCGAGGCACACCAGGTCTGGCTGCCGCCACTGGACGTCCCCGACACTCTCGACGAGTTGATGCCCGACCTGGCCGAGGACCCCGAGCTCGGGCTCGTCTCCCAGGAGTGGCGTCGCCTGGGCGGGCTGATCATCCCGATCGGCACCGTGGACCGGCCGCGCGAGCAGCGACGCGACACCTTGACGCTCAACCTCGGTGGCGCCGGCGGCCACGCGGTGATCGTCGGCGGTCCGCGCAGCGGCAAGTCGACGCTGCTGCGCACCCTTGTGACCTCGTTGTCGCTGGTGTCGACCCCTGCCGAGTCGCAGTTCTTCGTCTACGACTTCGGCGGTGGCACCTTCGCGCCGCTGGCCAAACTCCCGCACGTCTCTGGCGTGGGTACGCGTGGCGAGCCGGATGTCGTACGCCGGATCATGGCCGAGATCAGCGGCATCGTCGATCGTCGCGAGGTCTACTTCCGTGAGCAGGGCATCGACTCGATCGAGACCTACCGCAGCCGCCGCAAGCAGGGACGAGCCGACGACGGGTACGGGGACGTCTATTTCGTCATCGACGGTTGGGGCACGCTGCGCAGCGACTTCGACGACATCGAGATCGAGATCCAGCAGTTGGCTGCGCGCGGTTTGACGTACGGCTTGCACATCCTGGTGGCGGCAAGCCGCTGGGCCGACCTGCGCTCGGCGATGCGAGACACGTTCGGCACCCGCCTCGAACTCAAGCCTCGGTGA
- a CDS encoding YbaB/EbfC family nucleoid-associated protein has product MTDSQNPFDALGGGGFDMNALLQQAQQLQEQLASAQDQLAQATVEGSVAGGAVTVTLSGIGELRAVSIQPGTVDGDDSESLSDLGDLIVAAFRDAKARADELAQGAMGGFGEALGGGGDSGGPLGFGLPGQG; this is encoded by the coding sequence ATGACTGACAGCCAGAACCCGTTCGACGCCCTGGGTGGCGGCGGCTTCGACATGAACGCCCTGCTCCAGCAGGCCCAACAACTCCAGGAGCAGCTCGCCAGCGCTCAGGACCAGTTGGCCCAAGCCACTGTCGAGGGCAGCGTTGCTGGTGGCGCCGTGACCGTCACGTTGTCTGGCATCGGAGAGCTTCGGGCGGTGTCCATCCAGCCGGGCACCGTCGACGGAGACGACTCAGAGTCACTCTCCGACCTCGGAGACCTGATTGTGGCTGCTTTCAGGGACGCGAAAGCCCGTGCCGACGAGTTGGCCCAAGGCGCCATGGGCGGCTTCGGTGAAGCGTTGGGCGGCGGCGGAGATTCCGGTGGTCCGCTCGGCTTTGGTCTGCCTGGCCAGGGCTGA
- a CDS encoding DNA polymerase III subunit gamma and tau: MESPLALYRRYRPETFAEVIGQEHVTEPLRAALANNRVNHAYLFSGPRGCGKTTSARILARALNCERAPIADPCGECDSCRDLGRGGPGSIDVIEIDAASHGGVDDARDLREKAFFAPVRDRYKVYIIDEAHMVTTKGFNALLKLVEEPPPHLRFIFATTEPEKVIPTIRSRTHHYPFRLIPPRLLSGYLAELCEKEQVPIEPAALPLVVRAGAGSARDTLSVLDQLMGGAGAEGVTLALATGLLGFTPDTLLDEVIDAFAARDGAAVFGVVDKVIETGQNPHRFAEDLLRRLRDLVIVAAVPDAPATGLIDVAQDQGERLTAQAARFGRGELSRAADLVAAGLTDMRGATAPRLLLELICARVLLPGAGDEEAGTAARLDRLERRAEITGGVPGGVAAAREAMARPAQPVSPVEEPARPPAAPEAAPPVEEQARPSAAPAPAPPSAPASTEPPRAASAAAAAPATAKPSRETPAPQMTSESKQGSGLSLVEVRRVWPDIVERMKGMRRVAWMVTRDNAQVVGLSGNVLTVGFTNPGARESFANNRCDEILRQAAIDVVGVDWKIEAIVDPGARPGDGPAPAPVGQSDSPRERIAAAPTADAPPPREEVEAPPAWAAGPPAEEAKPTNEVKAAARDAIQQTRTPGAGEPVEVEEIGDDDDPDVDTDGLDTTELLKRELGAEVIDEIPNS; the protein is encoded by the coding sequence GTGGAATCACCCTTGGCGCTCTATCGCCGCTACCGCCCCGAGACCTTCGCCGAGGTCATCGGGCAGGAGCACGTGACCGAGCCGCTGCGGGCGGCACTGGCCAACAACCGCGTCAACCACGCGTACCTCTTCTCTGGCCCGCGAGGCTGCGGCAAGACGACCTCGGCGCGCATCCTGGCGCGGGCACTCAACTGTGAGCGGGCACCGATCGCGGATCCGTGCGGCGAATGCGACTCGTGCCGCGACCTCGGCCGCGGGGGCCCGGGGTCCATCGACGTGATCGAGATCGATGCCGCGTCCCATGGCGGTGTCGACGACGCGCGTGACCTGCGGGAGAAGGCGTTCTTCGCGCCCGTGCGCGACCGCTACAAGGTCTACATCATCGACGAGGCCCACATGGTGACCACGAAAGGCTTCAACGCCTTGCTGAAACTGGTCGAGGAGCCACCCCCGCACCTGCGCTTCATCTTCGCCACCACGGAGCCGGAAAAGGTGATCCCCACCATCCGCTCGCGCACGCACCACTACCCGTTCCGGTTGATCCCGCCGCGGCTGCTCTCGGGCTACCTGGCCGAGCTGTGCGAGAAGGAGCAGGTGCCGATCGAGCCGGCCGCGCTGCCGTTGGTCGTACGCGCCGGCGCCGGGTCGGCGCGGGACACTCTCTCCGTGCTCGACCAGTTGATGGGCGGGGCAGGAGCCGAGGGCGTCACCTTGGCCTTGGCCACCGGACTGCTCGGCTTCACCCCCGACACGTTGCTCGACGAGGTGATCGACGCCTTTGCGGCACGCGACGGCGCAGCGGTCTTCGGCGTCGTCGACAAGGTGATCGAGACGGGCCAGAACCCACACCGCTTCGCCGAAGACCTCCTGCGTCGGTTGCGTGACCTCGTCATCGTCGCCGCCGTGCCGGACGCCCCGGCCACCGGACTGATCGACGTGGCCCAGGACCAAGGCGAGCGCCTGACCGCCCAGGCGGCCAGGTTCGGTCGTGGCGAACTGAGCCGAGCCGCGGACCTGGTCGCGGCCGGACTGACCGACATGCGTGGCGCCACCGCACCGCGGCTCCTGCTCGAACTGATCTGTGCTCGGGTGTTGCTCCCCGGCGCCGGCGATGAAGAGGCGGGTACGGCGGCGCGGCTTGATCGCCTGGAGCGCCGCGCCGAGATCACGGGTGGTGTGCCGGGTGGCGTGGCCGCTGCGCGGGAGGCGATGGCGCGACCCGCGCAGCCGGTTTCTCCGGTCGAGGAACCGGCGCGTCCGCCGGCAGCGCCCGAGGCGGCCCCTCCGGTCGAGGAACAGGCGCGTCCGTCCGCAGCGCCCGCCCCGGCCCCTCCGAGTGCCCCTGCGAGCACCGAGCCCCCGCGCGCTGCGTCCGCCGCAGCGGCTGCGCCTGCGACTGCCAAGCCTTCGCGCGAAACACCCGCCCCCCAGATGACCAGCGAGTCAAAGCAGGGGTCGGGGCTGAGCCTGGTCGAGGTCCGTCGGGTCTGGCCCGACATCGTCGAGCGCATGAAAGGCATGCGACGGGTGGCCTGGATGGTCACGCGCGACAACGCCCAGGTCGTGGGCCTGTCCGGCAACGTCTTGACTGTCGGCTTCACCAACCCCGGCGCGCGCGAATCGTTCGCCAACAATCGCTGCGACGAGATCCTGCGCCAGGCAGCCATCGATGTGGTCGGCGTCGACTGGAAGATCGAAGCGATCGTCGACCCGGGCGCCCGACCCGGCGACGGACCGGCGCCGGCGCCGGTCGGGCAGTCGGACTCGCCGCGGGAGCGGATCGCGGCTGCGCCGACAGCGGACGCCCCTCCGCCTCGCGAAGAGGTCGAAGCGCCTCCTGCGTGGGCGGCCGGTCCGCCTGCCGAGGAGGCGAAGCCGACCAACGAGGTCAAGGCCGCCGCTCGCGACGCGATCCAACAGACCCGCACTCCTGGCGCCGGCGAACCGGTCGAGGTCGAAGAGATCGGCGATGACGACGATCCTGACGTCGACACCGACGGCCTCGACACCACCGAGTTGCTCAAGCGCGAACTCGGGGCAGAAGTGATCGACGAGATCCCCAACTCCTGA
- the recR gene encoding recombination mediator RecR has translation MYEGIVQDLIDELGHLPGVGPKGAQRIAFHLLQADPMDVRRLAEVLVQVKERVRFCVTCFNVSEDEQCRICRDPRRDPTVLCVVEEYKDVVAIEKTREFKGRYHVLGGAISPLEGIGPDQLHIKELLQRLGDGQVTEVILATDPNLEGEATATYLSRMLKALEIRVTRLASGLPVGGDLEYADEVTLGRAFAGRRSVS, from the coding sequence ATGTACGAAGGCATCGTCCAAGACCTGATCGACGAGCTCGGTCACTTGCCGGGCGTCGGGCCCAAGGGCGCGCAACGCATCGCGTTCCACCTGCTGCAGGCCGACCCTATGGACGTACGCCGCCTCGCCGAGGTGCTGGTGCAGGTCAAGGAACGCGTACGGTTCTGCGTCACCTGCTTCAACGTCTCCGAGGACGAGCAGTGCCGGATCTGCCGAGACCCGCGCCGCGATCCGACCGTGCTGTGTGTGGTGGAGGAATACAAGGACGTCGTCGCGATCGAGAAGACTCGTGAGTTCAAGGGGCGCTATCACGTGCTCGGTGGGGCGATCAGTCCGCTGGAAGGCATCGGCCCGGACCAACTGCACATCAAGGAACTTCTCCAGCGCCTCGGCGATGGGCAGGTCACCGAGGTCATCTTGGCTACTGATCCCAACCTTGAGGGTGAAGCCACGGCTACTTATCTCAGCCGTATGCTCAAGGCGCTGGAGATCCGGGTCACTCGGCTCGCCAGCGGCCTCCCGGTCGGAGGCGACCTGGAGTACGCCGACGAGGTCACCCTCGGGCGCGCGTTCGCCGGACGTAGGAGTGTGTCCTGA
- a CDS encoding WXG100 family type VII secretion target, protein MLEAGEKVVSGIAQEIANARADLSKITNQLESQLAPMKTQFVGNAGAAFQNLMAAWAEKQRKITSALDEFESSLYATDQANKAQDDDQQSTMASLQSKLG, encoded by the coding sequence ATGTTGGAAGCTGGTGAAAAGGTCGTCTCGGGCATTGCCCAGGAGATCGCCAACGCTCGTGCTGACCTCAGCAAGATCACGAACCAGCTGGAGAGCCAGCTCGCCCCGATGAAGACGCAGTTCGTCGGCAACGCGGGTGCCGCCTTCCAGAACCTGATGGCCGCGTGGGCCGAGAAGCAGCGCAAGATCACGTCCGCCCTCGACGAGTTCGAGTCGTCGCTCTATGCGACCGACCAGGCCAACAAGGCCCAAGACGACGACCAGCAGTCGACCATGGCTTCGCTCCAGAGCAAGCTCGGCTGA